The Xenopus laevis strain J_2021 chromosome 7S, Xenopus_laevis_v10.1, whole genome shotgun sequence genome includes a window with the following:
- the rps9 gene encoding ribosomal protein S9 produces the protein MPVARTWVCRKTYVTPRRPFEKSRLDQELKLIGEYGLRNKREVWRVKFTLAKIRKAARDLLTLDEKDPKRLFEGNALLRRLVRIGVLDEGKMKLDYILGLKIEDFLERRLQTQVFKLGLAKSIHHARVLIRQRHIRVRKQVVNIPSFIVRLDSQKHIDFSLRSPYGGGRPGRVKRKNAKKGQGGAGAGDEEEED, from the exons ATGCCCGTTGCTAGAACTTGGGTTTGTCGAAAGACCTATGTCACTCCGCGACGTCCATTTGAGAAGTCGCGGTTGGACCAAGAGTTGAAGCTCATTG GCGAATATGGTCTGCGTAACAAGCGTGAAGTGTGGAGGGTGAAATTCACTCTTGCCAAGATCCGAAAGGCTGCTAGAGACCTGCTAACCTTGGATGAGAAGGACCCCAAGCGTCTGTTTGAGG GTAATGCCCTGCTTAGGAGACTGGTGCGTATTGGAGTGCTGGATGAAGGGAAGATGAAGCTCGATTACATTTTGGGTTTGAAAATTGAAGATTTCTTGGAACGCCGCTTGCAAACACAGGTCTTTAAGTTGGGCTTGGCCAAGTCCATCCATCATGCCCGTGTGCTGATCAGACAAAGGCACATCCG TGTCCGCAAGCAGGTGGTTAACATCCCATCATTCATTGTGCGTCTGGATTCTCAAAAACACATCGACTTTTCTCTGCGCTCACCGTATGGTGGTGGACGTCCTGGTCGTGTGAAGAGGAAGAATGCTAAGAAGGGACAAGGAGGTGCCGGAGCTGGggatgaggaggaggaagattAA